One part of the Treponema sp. OMZ 787 genome encodes these proteins:
- a CDS encoding Hsp33 family molecular chaperone HslO translates to MIDKPITDPVLIEKFKTMHEDGMTVFMLGEGQIRGAFFHGTRFVNKMRVQHNLGLLESLALGHASLCGALLIPTMKGRDRIIFRCDTQGPLVGFSVEAFSEGFVRGYLLEDPIRPDVPLETWDLKPLFGEGKISVIRFPEGAREPLTGIIEIKHKNIALDLSEYFLQSEQTVTGFNTGIQFDKEGRIIGAGGMYIQIMPGAEEALIEKVERAFAACPSIGQWFAEGGDREDVIFGLFRDCNPKVLIERKIDFYCPCSEDNFRNKLFTLPEKELADMYENGPEQIELYCHNCGSVYKYPKTILKEKIDVH, encoded by the coding sequence ATGATAGATAAACCGATTACCGATCCCGTCTTAATCGAAAAATTTAAAACCATGCACGAAGACGGAATGACGGTCTTTATGCTCGGCGAAGGCCAAATCCGCGGAGCTTTTTTTCACGGAACCCGCTTTGTAAATAAGATGAGGGTGCAGCACAATTTGGGGCTTTTGGAAAGCCTCGCCCTGGGACACGCATCCCTTTGCGGAGCCCTCTTAATTCCGACAATGAAGGGAAGGGATAGAATCATCTTTAGATGCGATACCCAAGGCCCCCTTGTGGGCTTTAGCGTCGAAGCCTTCAGCGAGGGCTTTGTAAGGGGCTATCTTTTGGAAGACCCGATAAGGCCCGATGTTCCGTTAGAAACATGGGACTTAAAACCCCTCTTCGGCGAAGGAAAGATTTCGGTTATCCGCTTCCCCGAAGGAGCCAGGGAACCCTTAACGGGAATCATCGAGATAAAGCACAAAAACATAGCCCTTGACCTTTCCGAATATTTTTTGCAATCGGAACAGACCGTAACGGGCTTTAATACAGGCATCCAATTCGACAAGGAAGGAAGAATCATCGGAGCGGGAGGCATGTACATTCAGATCATGCCGGGAGCCGAAGAAGCCTTGATAGAAAAGGTAGAAAGAGCCTTTGCAGCCTGCCCCTCGATAGGCCAATGGTTTGCGGAAGGCGGAGACAGGGAAGATGTCATCTTCGGGCTTTTCCGTGACTGCAATCCGAAAGTTCTAATAGAAAGAAAGATAGACTTTTATTGCCCCTGCTCGGAAGACAATTTCCGAAATAAGCTTTTTACTTTACCCGAAAAAGAACTTGCAGATATGTACGAAAACGGGCCCGAACAAATCGAGCTTTATTGCCATAACTGCGGCTCTGTCTATAAATATCCCAAAACCATCTTAAAGGAAAAAATCGATGTACATTAA
- a CDS encoding precorrin-8X methylmutase, producing MYIKKPMEIENKSMDIIEESMKDVAFTEEEKIIAKRMIHTTGDVEYRKIIVFQNNFIEAAKKALQKGITIFTDTKMVMTGINKPALSKTENKLLCLIDDERVFKMSKEGGITRSSAAVDLAVQEGATAFVIGNAPTALFRLLELCEEKKVSPDFIIGVPVGFVGAAESKEALRSVSLPQISTVGTKGGSNVAASIINALLYMMVERE from the coding sequence ATGTACATTAAAAAACCCATGGAAATAGAAAATAAGAGCATGGATATAATTGAAGAGAGCATGAAGGATGTTGCGTTCACGGAAGAAGAAAAAATTATAGCCAAGAGGATGATTCACACTACAGGCGATGTCGAGTACCGTAAGATAATTGTATTTCAAAATAATTTTATAGAAGCCGCTAAAAAGGCTCTTCAAAAGGGTATAACTATTTTTACCGATACCAAGATGGTGATGACGGGCATCAACAAACCTGCCCTTTCAAAAACCGAAAATAAACTTTTATGCCTGATCGATGACGAGAGAGTTTTTAAGATGTCCAAGGAAGGGGGAATTACACGCTCTTCGGCAGCCGTAGACCTTGCAGTCCAAGAAGGAGCAACAGCCTTTGTAATAGGAAACGCCCCGACAGCCCTCTTCCGCCTTTTAGAGCTATGTGAAGAAAAAAAAGTATCCCCCGATTTTATAATCGGAGTCCCCGTAGGCTTTGTAGGAGCAGCCGAATCTAAGGAAGCCCTGCGTTCCGTCTCCCTGCCCCAAATCTCTACCGTAGGCACCAAGGGCGGAAGCAATGTCGCCGCCTCCATTATAAACGCCTTACTTTACATGATGGTGGAAAGGGAGTAA
- a CDS encoding type II toxin-antitoxin system PemK/MazF family toxin, with protein MMRGELWFADLGIPFGSETGYRRPVIIMQNDLFNVSKIRTIEVVPLTTNLILGEAPGNVIINKKNSKLPKDSVAVVSQLTAIDKTRFIEKIGKINKNLIKEIESGIRLVLDIE; from the coding sequence ATGATGCGTGGTGAACTATGGTTCGCTGATTTAGGAATACCATTTGGAAGCGAAACAGGTTACCGAAGACCTGTAATAATTATGCAAAACGACTTATTTAATGTCAGTAAAATAAGAACAATTGAAGTTGTTCCGCTAACCACAAATCTTATTCTAGGAGAAGCTCCCGGAAATGTTATAATCAATAAAAAAAACTCAAAATTACCTAAAGATTCGGTAGCGGTAGTTTCTCAGCTTACGGCTATCGATAAAACCAGATTTATTGAAAAAATCGGAAAAATAAATAAAAATCTTATAAAAGAAATTGAAAGCGGTATAAGGCTGGTTTTAGATATTGAATAA
- a CDS encoding ATP-binding protein: MTEVKRSLPIGVQSFEKLIEADFLYIDKTKYIWDLINNKTPYFLSRPRRFGKSLFLSTLKAYFLGQKELFKGLALEKLEESEKDKREIWQEYPVLYLDFNTAVYESREDLINILSSFLDHYEAIYGSTGLDITDRFKKLIRAAHEKTGRQVVILIDEYDKPLLSSMENLSLNETYRTILKGFYGVIKSSDASLRFAFLTGVTKFSKVSIFSDLNNLRDISMLPDFSAICGITEKELKSSFQSEIKALAEANHLSEEDAFLRLKQKYDGYCFSERGTSVYNPFSLLNVFAGKVFRDFWYATGTPTFLVKYLKEGHYYIPELDGDIQIDEYGLNAYRADPILPIPILFQAGYLTIKDYDKEYGLYRLGFPNDEVRYGFLHNLMPAFTPIGAEKTGVSVMEFTKAVKAGDVDAFMKKMQTLISGIPYDNLAEKDLALREQNYQAAVYLIFALMNQFVQTEIHCATGRADCIVHTQDRIYIFEFKLEGRGTAEDAIKQIKEKNYAAPYKEASSGGIKKTILAVGASFDEEKRTIKDWRTEELV; encoded by the coding sequence ATGACAGAAGTAAAGCGCAGTTTACCCATAGGTGTTCAAAGTTTTGAAAAGCTTATTGAAGCGGATTTTTTGTATATTGATAAAACAAAATATATATGGGATTTAATAAACAATAAGACTCCTTATTTTTTAAGCCGTCCGAGGAGGTTCGGGAAGAGTCTTTTTCTTTCGACCTTAAAGGCCTACTTTCTCGGACAGAAGGAGCTTTTTAAGGGCTTGGCTCTTGAAAAACTTGAAGAGAGCGAAAAGGACAAAAGAGAAATTTGGCAGGAATACCCTGTTCTTTATTTGGACTTTAATACGGCCGTTTACGAATCAAGGGAGGATTTGATAAATATCCTCTCCTCATTTTTAGACCATTACGAAGCAATTTACGGAAGTACGGGCCTGGATATTACCGACCGTTTTAAAAAGCTGATAAGAGCCGCCCACGAAAAAACGGGCAGGCAGGTAGTCATCCTCATAGACGAATACGATAAACCTCTTTTAAGCTCCATGGAAAACTTAAGCCTCAATGAAACCTACCGTACAATTTTAAAGGGCTTTTACGGAGTAATTAAAAGCTCAGATGCTTCCCTCCGCTTTGCCTTTTTAACCGGAGTTACTAAGTTCAGTAAGGTAAGTATTTTTAGCGATTTAAACAACTTGCGGGATATAAGTATGCTCCCCGATTTTTCCGCTATTTGCGGTATTACCGAAAAAGAGTTAAAAAGCAGTTTTCAATCTGAGATTAAGGCTTTGGCTGAGGCAAATCATTTATCGGAAGAAGATGCCTTTTTAAGGCTAAAGCAAAAATATGACGGCTACTGTTTTTCTGAAAGAGGAACAAGTGTGTATAATCCTTTTAGTCTTTTAAATGTTTTTGCAGGCAAGGTCTTTAGGGATTTTTGGTACGCCACCGGCACCCCGACCTTCTTGGTTAAGTACCTAAAAGAAGGGCATTACTACATCCCCGAATTGGACGGGGATATTCAGATTGACGAATACGGCCTAAATGCTTACAGGGCCGATCCTATTCTCCCCATCCCGATACTTTTTCAGGCAGGCTATTTGACGATAAAGGATTATGACAAGGAGTACGGGCTTTACCGTTTGGGCTTCCCGAACGATGAGGTGCGATACGGCTTTTTGCACAACCTAATGCCCGCCTTTACCCCTATAGGGGCAGAAAAGACAGGCGTTTCCGTAATGGAATTTACCAAGGCGGTAAAGGCCGGGGATGTAGATGCCTTTATGAAAAAAATGCAGACTCTGATTTCAGGCATCCCATACGATAATCTTGCAGAAAAAGACCTCGCCTTGAGGGAGCAAAACTATCAGGCCGCTGTCTACCTCATCTTTGCTCTGATGAACCAATTTGTGCAAACCGAAATTCATTGTGCAACAGGACGGGCTGATTGTATAGTCCATACCCAAGATAGAATCTACATCTTTGAGTTTAAGCTTGAAGGAAGGGGAACGGCAGAAGATGCTATAAAGCAGATAAAAGAAAAGAATTACGCAGCTCCCTACAAAGAAGCAAGTTCAGGCGGAATCAAAAAAACAATCCTTGCCGTAGGTGCAAGCTTTGACGAAGAAAAACGCACCATCAAGGATTGGCGGACAGAAGAGCTTGTTTAA
- a CDS encoding ABC transporter ATP-binding protein, whose translation MKKSELIKKLIVFVRPLTGVMTITVILRVLGFIIAAAIPVLGGVGIVSLLGLKVFNTSFSLNFVIIGLIVCAVSRGIFRYGEQLSGHYIAFTLLALIRDKIFTAMRRLAFVKLQKKDSGSLLSIITTDIELLEVFYAHTIAPAASAVLYFIFALIVFAKIHIVLALTVALIYIIIGFFLPLLFGKMDDGSGVEYRKKMSSLNSYFLDSLLGIKEIIFFDKIRERKENIEKRGEAISGTFKLLKDFEGNTFAITEAALTLCNFLMLVISAFLLVNGKIDFADFLISNLMLLSGYGPIIAVSGLAVNLQQTFASAERVFSLLEEKPELDEVADGENVSFEKVDADNINFRYDDMEVLKDVSISVKKDEIVGLCGKSGSGKSTLLRLIMRFFDPLSGEVRMNGIDVKKINTASLREAVSYITQQTYIFKKSIYENILLANRSASKEEVIEAAKKAAIHDFIMSLPEGYDTKITELGGNLSSGEKQRLGLARAFLHKAPLLLLDEPTGNLDSLNEALILNSIYQEKKDKGVLIVSHRKSTVNAADKVVYIEKGRVR comes from the coding sequence ATGAAAAAAAGCGAACTTATAAAAAAATTGATAGTATTTGTAAGACCTCTTACAGGAGTTATGACTATAACGGTTATCTTGAGGGTCTTGGGCTTTATCATTGCGGCGGCCATTCCGGTTTTGGGCGGGGTAGGCATTGTTTCCCTCTTGGGCTTAAAAGTTTTTAACACTTCCTTTTCCCTAAACTTTGTAATAATAGGCCTCATCGTTTGTGCCGTAAGCCGCGGCATTTTCAGATACGGCGAGCAGCTTTCGGGACACTACATAGCCTTTACCCTTTTGGCCTTGATACGCGATAAAATTTTTACGGCTATGAGACGGCTCGCCTTTGTTAAATTGCAAAAAAAAGATTCGGGGAGCCTCTTGTCGATCATAACCACCGACATAGAATTGCTCGAAGTTTTTTATGCCCACACAATAGCTCCGGCAGCTTCTGCCGTCCTCTATTTTATTTTTGCCCTGATTGTCTTTGCAAAAATACACATTGTCTTGGCACTTACGGTTGCCCTCATCTATATAATAATAGGCTTCTTTCTTCCGCTCCTTTTCGGTAAGATGGATGACGGCTCCGGCGTAGAATACCGAAAAAAAATGAGCTCCCTTAATTCCTACTTTTTGGACTCCCTCCTCGGAATAAAGGAGATAATCTTTTTTGACAAGATAAGGGAGCGAAAAGAAAATATAGAAAAAAGAGGGGAGGCTATAAGCGGAACCTTTAAGCTTTTAAAGGATTTTGAAGGGAACACCTTTGCTATTACGGAGGCGGCTCTCACCCTTTGCAATTTTTTAATGTTGGTCATTTCGGCCTTCCTATTGGTAAACGGAAAAATAGACTTTGCTGACTTTTTAATTTCCAACCTAATGCTTCTTTCAGGCTACGGCCCGATAATAGCTGTTTCAGGCTTGGCCGTAAACTTGCAGCAAACCTTCGCTTCCGCAGAGAGAGTTTTTTCCCTGCTTGAAGAAAAGCCTGAACTCGATGAAGTTGCAGACGGCGAAAATGTCAGCTTCGAAAAAGTTGATGCCGATAATATCAATTTTAGATACGATGATATGGAAGTTTTAAAGGATGTAAGCATCTCGGTTAAAAAAGATGAGATAGTCGGTCTTTGCGGTAAAAGCGGAAGCGGGAAGAGTACCCTGCTCCGCCTAATCATGCGCTTTTTCGATCCCCTTTCTGGAGAGGTAAGGATGAACGGCATCGATGTAAAAAAAATAAACACTGCGAGTTTAAGAGAGGCTGTTTCGTACATTACCCAGCAAACCTATATTTTTAAAAAATCCATTTATGAAAACATCCTCCTTGCAAACAGGAGTGCTTCAAAAGAGGAAGTTATCGAAGCCGCGAAAAAAGCCGCCATCCACGATTTTATCATGAGCCTTCCTGAAGGCTATGATACAAAGATTACCGAACTCGGCGGAAACCTTTCGAGCGGAGAAAAACAGCGTCTCGGTCTTGCTCGAGCCTTTTTACACAAGGCTCCTCTTTTGCTGCTCGACGAGCCGACCGGAAACTTGGACAGCTTAAACGAAGCCCTCATTTTAAATTCGATTTACCAAGAAAAAAAAGACAAGGGCGTTTTAATCGTAAGCCACCGCAAGTCCACCGTAAACGCCGCCGATAAGGTTGTGTATATTGAAAAGGGAAGGGTGAGGTAG
- a CDS encoding ABC transporter ATP-binding protein/permease: MIHKRLTRSVPKSKKWILLSALSSWISLLCNVVITFVMVRFIFGLYNSSHYKKTLFVLAAVAASALIIRVIAVRKRSYFSYKAGTEVKRTLRSMLYDKFISLKLNYSQYISMAEVTQIGSDGIEQLDSYFGAYLPQFFFSMAAPVTLFIILAPINFFAALVLFICVPLIPLSIVAIQKVAKRILKKYLSIYTGLGDSFLDNLRGLITLKAYSDDEAQHKELNAEAENFRRVTMRVLTMQLNSIFVMDTVAYGGTALGTIVSLYQLRAGNLSIEGALLFILLCAEFFLPLRALGSFFHIAMNGITAANRLFELMDVKSDSASILSEAELEAAAKKFEESKLTLEVKNLNFNYNESKQAVKNASMKFLKPGFYGIAGESGSGKSTAAALLMGLQKNYSGEILLSGIEAKKLPDEFRARYMNLVSTESFLFGASVRENLLIAKPSASDDELMSVLKKVLLDEFVLSRSSSKEEENSGLDFYIESGGKNLSGGQVQRFALARALLHDADIYIFDEAVSNIDVESEELILNTLYELSKTKIIIFISHRLANIENADHIYVFERGEIKEEGTNSSLLEKNGIYARMYLQQKDLEKIRLGVK; the protein is encoded by the coding sequence ATGATTCATAAACGCCTGACAAGGTCTGTGCCGAAAAGTAAAAAGTGGATTTTGCTTTCGGCCCTTTCTTCATGGATTTCTCTATTGTGCAATGTGGTCATTACGTTTGTAATGGTGCGCTTTATTTTCGGGCTATATAATTCTTCGCACTATAAAAAAACGCTTTTTGTTTTGGCGGCCGTAGCTGCCTCTGCCTTGATAATAAGAGTTATTGCCGTCCGTAAGCGCTCCTACTTTTCATACAAGGCAGGAACCGAGGTTAAACGTACCTTGCGCTCAATGCTCTACGATAAATTTATTTCTTTAAAGCTAAATTATTCCCAATATATTAGCATGGCCGAGGTTACTCAAATAGGCTCGGACGGAATAGAGCAGTTGGATTCTTATTTCGGGGCCTACCTGCCTCAGTTCTTTTTTAGTATGGCGGCTCCGGTAACTCTTTTTATAATCCTTGCACCGATAAACTTTTTTGCAGCCCTTGTGCTTTTTATCTGCGTGCCCCTGATTCCTCTTTCGATTGTTGCGATTCAAAAGGTTGCAAAGCGCATTTTAAAAAAATACCTTTCAATTTATACGGGGCTTGGAGATTCTTTTTTGGATAACCTCCGCGGTCTTATCACTTTAAAGGCCTATTCGGATGATGAGGCTCAACACAAGGAGCTGAATGCCGAGGCGGAAAATTTTAGACGGGTAACCATGAGGGTTTTGACCATGCAGCTTAACTCAATCTTTGTGATGGACACCGTGGCTTACGGCGGAACAGCCCTCGGCACAATTGTAAGCCTATATCAGCTGCGAGCCGGAAATCTTTCGATAGAAGGAGCTCTTCTTTTTATTTTGCTCTGTGCGGAATTCTTTTTGCCCCTGCGGGCCTTGGGCTCTTTTTTCCATATAGCGATGAACGGGATAACCGCCGCAAACCGCCTCTTTGAATTGATGGATGTAAAAAGCGACTCGGCTTCGATATTAAGCGAAGCCGAACTTGAGGCTGCGGCAAAAAAATTTGAAGAATCGAAGCTTACACTTGAGGTAAAAAATTTAAACTTTAATTATAACGAATCGAAGCAGGCAGTAAAAAATGCATCGATGAAGTTTTTAAAGCCGGGCTTTTACGGCATCGCAGGCGAAAGCGGCTCGGGTAAATCGACGGCTGCCGCCTTGCTTATGGGCTTACAAAAAAACTATTCGGGAGAAATCCTCCTGTCGGGAATAGAAGCAAAAAAACTTCCCGACGAATTTAGAGCTAGGTACATGAACCTTGTTTCGACTGAGAGCTTTTTGTTCGGAGCTTCGGTGAGGGAAAACCTTTTAATAGCCAAGCCCTCTGCAAGCGATGACGAATTAATGAGCGTATTAAAAAAGGTTCTCTTAGACGAGTTTGTTTTAAGCCGCAGTTCTTCAAAAGAAGAAGAAAACTCAGGACTCGATTTTTATATTGAATCCGGGGGAAAGAATTTATCGGGCGGGCAGGTTCAGCGCTTTGCTCTTGCACGGGCTCTTCTACACGATGCGGATATTTATATCTTTGACGAGGCTGTAAGCAATATCGATGTCGAAAGCGAAGAGCTTATTTTAAACACCCTCTACGAATTAAGCAAAACAAAAATAATCATCTTTATTTCGCACAGGCTTGCAAATATTGAAAATGCAGATCATATCTATGTATTTGAAAGGGGCGAGATAAAGGAAGAAGGAACTAATTCAAGCCTCCTTGAAAAAAACGGCATCTATGCAAGGATGTATTTACAGCAAAAAGATCTTGAAAAAATAAGGCTGGGTGTAAAATGA
- a CDS encoding Rpn family recombination-promoting nuclease/putative transposase, with protein MKNDASFKITLRNDYAFKRIFGTEENKDILQDLLECIVDILPENIAGLELLDKEFHKEILTEKLGILDIKLRLKDGLIINIEIQNRWRGDFPERSVYYWSKMYTEGIKQGQDYTNLPKCITINLIGEGFNKNKRLHNKYLILEKDTKELLLSKFEIHIINLEKAKLLEESNYMNVKTKRLLSWLKFIETDDGEVRKMLAQNSEMMKKANAVIEVMEMSPRDKWLYESRMKYEHDMASEKREGYTEGVYQTKLETAKNLLDLGVTQEVIIQATGLSQGEINNL; from the coding sequence ATGAAAAATGATGCAAGTTTCAAAATTACCCTACGAAATGACTATGCTTTTAAGCGTATCTTCGGTACTGAGGAGAATAAAGATATTTTGCAGGACTTACTGGAATGTATAGTCGACATTCTGCCTGAAAATATCGCAGGATTAGAACTTTTGGATAAGGAATTTCATAAAGAAATTTTGACCGAAAAGCTAGGTATCTTGGATATAAAGTTAAGACTAAAAGACGGACTAATTATCAATATTGAGATACAAAATCGGTGGAGAGGTGATTTTCCTGAAAGAAGTGTGTATTATTGGTCGAAGATGTATACCGAAGGCATAAAACAAGGTCAAGACTATACAAATCTACCAAAATGTATTACAATAAACTTAATAGGAGAAGGCTTTAATAAAAATAAGCGTTTGCACAATAAATATCTTATTTTGGAAAAAGATACAAAAGAGCTTTTGCTTTCAAAATTTGAGATTCATATTATAAATCTTGAAAAAGCAAAGCTTTTAGAAGAATCAAATTATATGAATGTAAAAACAAAACGCTTATTAAGCTGGCTGAAATTTATTGAAACGGATGATGGGGAGGTAAGAAAGATGTTGGCGCAAAATTCCGAAATGATGAAAAAGGCAAATGCAGTTATTGAAGTAATGGAAATGAGTCCTAGGGACAAATGGCTGTACGAATCACGCATGAAATATGAACACGATATGGCATCAGAAAAACGCGAGGGCTACACAGAAGGAGTATACCAAACAAAACTCGAAACAGCAAAAAATTTACTTGATCTGGGTGTAACACAAGAAGTCATTATTCAAGCCACAGGTCTAAGCCAAGGTGAAATAAACAATCTTTAA
- a CDS encoding metal ABC transporter ATP-binding protein — MVKINSLKFKYPNSKKEVLKNINLEVKQGDYISIVGENGCGKSTLLKLILKLLKIQSGEIIINAKRIGYLPQKKENLSDFPITLFELLNSYRKILKIRERDCVLKALERVNLSEYKTSLVGELSGGQLQKLYIARALIGDPDLLILDEPSTGIDVHGQKEIYSFVKDLNTQKGLTVISVDHNLDAAIFNSTKIFHIKNGEGHLCSPKQYSSEFFDPSFVQFKPRVNQ, encoded by the coding sequence ATGGTAAAAATAAATTCTCTTAAATTTAAATATCCGAACTCAAAAAAAGAAGTTTTAAAAAATATAAATTTAGAAGTTAAGCAGGGCGATTATATTTCAATTGTGGGAGAAAACGGCTGCGGGAAAAGTACGCTTCTAAAACTTATCTTAAAACTGCTTAAAATACAAAGCGGTGAAATTATTATCAATGCAAAAAGAATAGGCTACCTTCCGCAAAAAAAAGAAAATTTAAGCGACTTCCCGATTACTCTTTTTGAACTTTTAAATTCTTATAGAAAAATATTAAAGATAAGAGAAAGGGACTGCGTTCTAAAAGCCTTGGAAAGGGTGAATTTAAGCGAATACAAAACAAGCCTTGTCGGGGAACTTTCAGGCGGGCAGCTTCAAAAACTTTACATAGCACGGGCCCTTATCGGGGATCCCGATCTTTTAATCTTGGATGAGCCTTCTACCGGAATCGATGTGCATGGGCAAAAAGAAATCTATTCTTTTGTAAAAGATTTAAACACTCAAAAGGGGCTTACCGTCATTTCGGTTGACCATAACTTGGATGCCGCAATTTTTAATTCTACAAAAATATTCCATATAAAAAACGGGGAAGGACACTTGTGCAGCCCCAAACAGTACAGTTCCGAATTCTTTGACCCTAGCTTTGTTCAATTCAAACCCAGGGTGAACCAATAA
- a CDS encoding metal ABC transporter permease: protein MLQYGFMQNAFIVSFFIGILCPAIGLFLVLRKYSLIGDTLSHSSLAGVTLALASGINPILGAFIFTTAAGALIEALRNAFKEYQDLILSIVLSLSVGIAITLISSGAVRANAETYLFGSVLTVSSSDLITVIALSILSLITLGLMYHKMVYIALDEDIAKIMGVKVRLINYLFSALTAATIAVSLKIVGMLVLSSMIALPVATALQLKTSFKKTLIFSIFISVADIMLGLVLSYHLNVAPGGFTALVSVIVLILTIGMLFFLKHIRKPDVVNTL, encoded by the coding sequence ATGCTTCAATACGGTTTTATGCAAAATGCTTTTATTGTTTCTTTTTTTATAGGAATCCTCTGCCCTGCAATAGGCTTATTTTTAGTTCTCAGGAAATACTCCCTCATAGGAGATACCCTTTCCCACAGCTCCCTTGCAGGTGTTACCCTCGCCCTTGCCTCAGGAATAAACCCGATACTTGGAGCCTTTATTTTTACGACAGCTGCCGGGGCACTAATAGAAGCCCTTAGAAACGCTTTTAAAGAATATCAAGATTTAATCCTTTCGATAGTTTTGTCTTTGAGTGTAGGAATCGCCATTACCCTCATAAGTTCAGGGGCCGTCAGGGCAAATGCCGAAACCTATTTATTCGGAAGCGTCCTAACTGTTTCATCCTCCGATTTGATTACGGTCATAGCTTTAAGCATCCTATCCCTGATTACCCTCGGCCTTATGTATCACAAGATGGTATACATAGCCCTCGATGAAGATATTGCAAAAATAATGGGCGTTAAGGTAAGGCTCATCAATTACTTATTTTCAGCCCTTACTGCGGCAACTATAGCCGTTTCATTAAAAATCGTAGGCATGCTGGTATTAAGCTCGATGATAGCCCTCCCCGTTGCAACAGCCCTTCAACTAAAAACGAGCTTTAAAAAGACCTTGATTTTTTCTATTTTTATAAGCGTGGCCGATATCATGCTCGGCTTGGTTTTGTCCTATCACCTGAACGTTGCCCCGGGCGGTTTTACGGCCCTGGTTTCGGTCATTGTCTTAATCTTGACGATAGGGATGCTTTTCTTTTTAAAACATATTAGAAAACCGGACGTGGTTAATACTTTATAA
- a CDS encoding type II toxin-antitoxin system RelB/DinJ family antitoxin yields the protein MKTAVLQTRLDTALKKDADAFFESIGMDTTTAIRIFLKQTLIQRKIPFEIVQDSSFYSEKNIRALENSKTQMENGQHSIRELVEV from the coding sequence ATGAAAACAGCAGTTTTACAGACGCGTTTAGACACGGCTCTAAAGAAAGATGCAGATGCTTTTTTTGAATCCATAGGAATGGATACGACTACTGCAATACGTATATTTTTAAAACAAACCTTAATACAACGTAAAATTCCATTTGAAATTGTTCAAGATAGTTCTTTTTATTCAGAAAAAAACATAAGAGCTTTGGAAAATTCCAAAACTCAAATGGAAAATGGACAACACTCAATAAGAGAGCTGGTTGAGGTATAG
- a CDS encoding Txe/YoeB family addiction module toxin, with the protein MHKDFSDDAWADYTYWIMQDKKTLKKINKLIADIERNGHDGIGHPEPLKGNLSDYWSRSIDEKHRLVYKIEDGMIKIIQCKNHYNDK; encoded by the coding sequence TTGCACAAAGATTTTTCTGATGATGCATGGGCAGACTACACCTATTGGATAATGCAGGATAAAAAGACTCTTAAGAAAATCAATAAACTAATTGCAGATATTGAACGAAACGGTCACGACGGTATAGGTCATCCGGAACCCTTAAAAGGAAATCTTAGCGATTATTGGTCTCGTTCAATAGATGAAAAACACCGTCTTGTTTATAAAATTGAAGATGGAATGATAAAGATTATTCAGTGCAAAAATCATTATAACGATAAATGA